Sequence from the Peromyscus eremicus chromosome 4, PerEre_H2_v1, whole genome shotgun sequence genome:
GTACAGGATGGACACAGGTACGCAGGGGCTGTGGTCACCACCACCTGGGAGGTGGTCTGGGCAGAAGCCCTACCCGCTGGCACCTCAGCCCAGTGGGCCGAACTAATAGCACTGACAAAAGCTTTATGCTTGGACAAAGACAAAAAGATCAACATCTACATGGATAGTAGGTATGCTTTCACTACCTTACACATATATGGGGCAATATACATGGAAAGGGGGCTACTGACTGCTGAGGGAAAGACTATTAAAAGTAAACAAGAGGGCGCTTCCTCGTCTGCTCAGCATGTTCAGGGCGGCTTGCTCTCTTTTCCCTTCCGCAGAAAAGAGGCGATAGCGGCGATGGCATCTTTCGGCGCTGTGGCGCCACTCCTGCTGTCCGGCTTATCTTGCTGCTCAGAGACCGTATTCATCGTGGAGATCTCACTGACTTGCAAGAACAGGGTGCAGAACATGGCTCTTTATGCTGATGTTAGTGGAAAACAATTTCCTGTAACCCGGGGCCAGGATGTGGGCCAATATCAGGTTTCATGGAGCCTGGAGCATAAGAGCGCCCGTGCGAGCACCTATGAGGTCAGATTCTTCAATGAAGAGTCCTACAGCCTCCTAAGGAAGGCTCAGAGAAGTAATGAGGACGTTTCCATCATCCTGCCTCTGTTTACAGTCAGTGTGGACCATCGGGGCACCTGGAAAGGGCGGTGGGTCTCTACGGAAGTGCTGGCTGCAGTAATCGGCATAGTGATCTACTACCTAGCCTTCAGTGCAAAGAGCCACATCCAGGCCTGAGGGCAGCATCCTCGGCCTTCTATTGCTTCTTTCAATAAACagttgcgccgggcggtggtggcgcacgcctttaatcccagcactcgggaggcagagccaggcggatctctgtgagttcgaggccagcctggtctacagagtgagttccaggaaaggcacaaagctacacagagaaaccctgtctcaaaaaaccaaaaaataaataaataaataaataaataaacaaacagttgctatttggaaaaaaataaacaagagataTTAAAATTGTTACAAGCACTCTGGCTCCCAAAGAAGCTATCAGTGATGCACTGTCCAGGACATCAAAAGGGGATGTGGTTTCAAAAGGAAACAATTTGGCAGATCAAAAAGCAAGGGAGGCGGCTACACTTACAAGCCCTGTAGCCCTACCGGTCCTGACTGACCCAGGCCCTCGCAGCCTGCCCTTACTGCCAAAATACAACTCAGATGAAGAGGCCTGGGCTAGTCAATTAGAAGGAGCATACAAGAAGGATGGCTGGTGGCAATTACCTTCAGGAAAAAATACTGCTACCGAGATTACTAGGAAAGCATGTACTCATAAGAATCCATCAGACCTCCCACTTGGGGACTCAAAAGCTGAGAGAATTGATCTCTGGGTCCCCACTGAAGATTTGACAGGCCAGCCACCTGATCAACAAAATTGTGACAGAGTGCAAAGCTTGCCAATTGGTAAACGTCtacaaaacaaaaggagaaaagggcACCTGAATGAGAGGGACTTGCCCAGGTATGTACTGGGAAATAGATGTCACAGAGATCAAACCAGGTAAATATGGATATAAATACCTGCTAGTTCTTGTAGGCACCTATTCAGGATGGACTGAAGCCTACCCCACCAAACGTGAAACAGCTCATGTGGTGGCCAAGAAGATACTGGAAGAAATCCTCCCCAGGTTTGGCTTCCCACACATGATCAGGTCAGACAATGGCCCAGCCTTCATCTCGCAGGTAAATCAGGGAGTAGCCACTGCATTGGGGACTGAGTGGAAACTACATTGTGCTTACAGACCCCAGAGCTCAGGCCAGGACAAAAGACTGAACTGGACCCTAAAAGAGACCCTAACCAAATTAGCCCTAGAGACTGGTGGTGACTGGGTAACTCTCCTCCCTTTTGCCTTGTTCCGTGTAAGGAACTCTTCTTATCAGCTGGGGATGATACCCTTTGAAATAATGTATGGTCTACTTCCACCCCTTGTGACTAGCCTCCAGACTGAGTTGATTCTGCCACCAGAAGAGGTAGACCTTCTTGAGAGCCTAAAAACTCTGACCCGAGTGCAGAAAGATATTTGGCCTCAACTGCAGGCCCTGTACTCATCCTCCTCTCCCCCTGAGCCTCACAGTTTCAAACCTGGAGACTGGGTCCTGATCTGGAGGCATCAACGCAAGTCCCTGGAGCCACGGTGGAAAGGACCCTACCTTGTCATCTTGACTACCCCACGGCTCTCAAGGTGGACGGCATCTCCACTTGGATCCACCACACCCACGCTCGACCCGTGGTGTCTGCAGCTGAGGAACATCCAGACGGAACCTGGAGAGTGTCCAAACATCCTACTGATCCCTTGAAGTTAAAGCTACACCAAAGACCCAGAGATGAAGCTCGCTCTGCTAACCTGGTGCCTCCTGATCCACCTGCTTGTCCCCCAGGGGGAGGCAAAGCCCCAAACTAACCCCCATGCACCTTGGAGCCTGACCTGGACCCTGACCAATCCTGAGACTGGACGAACTTTTAAATTGGCCACTGAGACTCATCCCTTAGGTATTTGGTACCCCCAGTTAACCTTTGATTTATGCACCCTAGCAAAGGACTCATGGACATCAGCTGATACTGACCAGGTCTTCCCCAAACACGCCTACCCCAGTTGTCAGTATAGTAACTGGTACATCTGCCCGGGGGTAAGCGAACTCTCGAATGCAGGGAGCCTGAGGTATATTATTGTGCTGCTTGGGGTTGTGAAACTAGTGCCTCTAGATAGGGGACTAGCAAACAAGACCTGGTCCCCTTCACTCGCCCCTGCTATGGGGAGTCCACAATCGCTATTACCTTtaatgaagaaggaaaaaagtttGATTGGTTGACAGGCAAAATTTGGGGGCTTCGACTATACCTCCCAGGCAAAGGAGATATGGGGATCCTATTCTCCTTAAGGCTGGTTGCAACGCCCCCTCTGATCATGGCAGTGGAGCCTAATAAGATAATCAATCCTAGCCCAACGGGGAAAaaaacctctctctccctctaactCCACCACATCCATCGATGACCCTAACATGTCGGTTGCATCTACACCTAAAGCATCCTGGGTGACTGAAACCATGTTTGAAAGACCCTCGGGGCACCCAGACCCCCTGTTTACAATCTTGCTACAGTCATTCTTACTCTTGAACAGCTCCAGACCAGAGTTGACCACCTCCTGTTGGCTATGCTATAGTGCAAAGCCACCATATTACGAGGGAGTGGCTGTGTTGCCCCCCAGTGACAGCCCTGGGTGCAGGAACAAAAGGAGGCTATAGGGTCTTGCCGATGGCATTCAAATATTTCCCTGACCCTTGAATAAGTCTCGGGTTAGGGACTATGTATAGGAATGGTGCCCCACCACTTCCTGCCTCTTTGTAATCATACCAAGTCTATTGCCAGCCAAGCCGGGTATCTGGTCCCAGCAGACGACACTTGGTGGGCATGCTCCTCTGGTCTAACACCCTGCGCCCATGTTACTGTGCTGAACCAAATTGGAGGGATCTGTGTCCTCGTATGCCTAGTTCCCTGAGTGGTTTTTCATGCCGCAGAGGAGCTGTCTAGCCTCAGTGAAGCCACTCAGTATTCCCTCAGACAAAAAAGAGAGCCAGTCACAGCCCTTACCCTTGCTGTTTTAATGGGCACTAGCATAGCAGGATTGGGGACAGGGGCGGCTTCCCTCGTCACCCAGCAATGCTATTATGCGGACCTCCGCATATCAATAGATGAAGATATTCAAAGAATAGAAACCTCCACCACCCACCTGCAGGACTCTCTGTCCTCATTAGCTGAAGTAGTCCTACAAAacaggaggggactagacctgctaTTCTTGAAGGAAAAAGGGCTGTGTGCAGCCCTGGGGGAAgaatgttggtttttttgttttgttttgttttgttttgtttttgttttttgttttttttttttggtttttcgagacagagtttctctgtgtagctttgcgcctttcctggaactcacttggtagcccaggctggcctcgaactcacagagatccgcctggctctgcctcccgagtgctgggattaaaggcgtgcgccaccaccgcccagcaagaatgTTGTTTTTATGCAGATCATTCAGGAATAAAGATTCCATGGCAAAAGTCAGGgaaggtttatttaaaaaaaaaaaaaaaaaaaaaaccataaagctACGCAAAGTTGGTTCAAGAGCTGGTACTCCCAGTCCCCCTGGCTTACTACTCTGGTCTCATCCTTCATAGGGCCCTTAATACTTTTCGTGTTGGCCATCACGTTTGGACCCAGAGGCCCGGGACACCATGCTCCTGCTGTTGCCCACAGTGCGTGTGCGCCTGCTCTGTCCTGATAGGATGTGGGCCCCACTCTGCCCAGCCCAGCTGCTATGCCCCTCCCCTGGTGGCCTACTGGATTTAGCTCCACCCCTGTCTAGACATGCCAGCTTCCAGCTCAGCCTTTACCAATTTGATCTCCAATTCTGGCCATGCCCTCTCCAGGCCAAGTGTCTGCCCCTAAGCTGCCCAATTGTAATAGCCTAGGCTTAGTGTGGGCTTGCTCAGTGCTGGCTTCAGAGCCTCATCTCCCTCATCTCAACACACCCAATTGTGGTGATGTTGTATCCCAGTCATAAGCAGATGCCCTTTGGACCTGCATGGGTAAATGGGTAGGGTACTCACTGGATAGAGAGCTAAGATGTGGTCTTGTCATCTTGCTACTCTGGCCAGCGCCCACAGAGGAGTGCCCCACAGAGGAGTGCCCCACGTGGAACCCAGGACCGGGCTCTGAATTCTGCTTGCACCTACAGCCCTTTCTCTGCTGCTACCAAACAGGTGTGCCTTAGCTGTGCCGGAGCTCTGCTGAAGAGCCAGAcagaagagaagtcagggcattTTATAATCTCCAAGCTTGAGGGCTCCACAGATCTACACAACAGGCGATCAGTCCCGACAGGTCTGGGGTGAATCTCAGCTGCGTGACTTTGAACGTTCTGCCATGCTGTGCTAATGaggggatttaacaaggcaactccatgtagttaaaaaggaggtttattttggggtaacttacagccatcaaaggggttggttacaagatctgggagaggtgaggtgcagtccagcggggttctctggagaactctgacttggtcttccatccagcatccaggatcacgaaGAACCAAGAGATCCAGCACATACAGATCTTGGGGTCTCAGCCCgtcccaggggcaggtcataggtaggcgtggcagttaccagaagcctcactaggggtagtacttccaggtcatagctggaacagctacccagtACACTGTTCCTCAATTTCCCCATCTAGCACACTGTTCAATTCTCCAGACACTGCCACAGATGTGCTCTTCCTGTTCAGAACAGCACATAGGGGTGGTCATGGAGCCAGCTGGCCCCTCTGTTGCTGAGGGCCCAACCTGGCCTCCACTCTTTGCAGAGACCTATCAGCAGCTTCAGGACTTCCAGTCAGGGCCAGATCAGCACAGTCAAATGCTTTGGCCAATGCCACTGTGGTAAGCCCATCCCCGGAGCCTGGAAAGTCTGTGCCACTGTGGGTCAACTCCCTGTACCTTGTTTTCCTCACCTGTGGAGACACCCACCTGAGGTGTCTACAGAAATATAGTTTGTTCCTACTCATGTTTTAGAATCCCTGACAGCTGGGAGCTAGTGACATGTCAGTTTGATCTACTAAAAAGACCTTAGCAGTGCCCAGCTGTGACCCTGGAGAGTTCTCTCATGTCAGTTGTTCCTCTATCCAAAGCTTCTCCCAAACCCCCTCTCTGAAGCCCTTGGGACCCTGTCCTTGGACAAGGCTTCTAGCTTCCTGAGCCTCCTGGAGAGAGTCCTGGCAGAGGAGACAGATTCCCTGGGGCCTGTTGCCCTGCTGGTCATCCTGCACTTCCTGAAGAGTGTGACTGCTCTGGAGCTAAGGAGCCAGAGCCGCTGACCAAGCTCTGGCAGGGACTTGGCAGAGGCTTCATGTCTGTGGTCAGCCTGGACCTGGAGGAGCAATCAAACAGTGAGTGGCTGTCCATCGCCGAGGTGAGGCAGGCAAGGCTGGGCAGGATCTGGCCTTGCAGCCCCCTTATTGTATAACTGTGGATGAGCCAGCACCCATTTCTGGGCTGCATCTCTGCATGCCATAGGAGAAGCTCCTTTTGTCGCTATGAGTGGAAATTCCACTTGAACACTGCACATAGTTAAGAATGGCATTAAGAGGCACTGTGGATAAGGGCCCTCCCCATATCTAAGAATCTGCCAACTGCCTCAAGTGGGGTGTCCTCTATGTGGAGTGGTCCGCCCATCATGTCTGCCTAAATACACAGGCAGGCACTCTGGAGAGCAGAATTTGCCACTGGAAGGAGAGGCTACTAGAAAACTCATCCTTGCAAGTTGCTAGTGGACAGAATTAGGAACAGGGTGCAAGGGTGGTAGAAATGGCACAACCGAGGAGGCTGGCGCTGAAGATGGTTCACCTGGACAGGTAGGCATGTGTGAAGTCCACCTGGAACTTGGGATTTGGGGCACTGTGGTAGATGAGGAAATCCTGGACTTCAGTTTTCTTACTAGAGAATGGGATTCTCACACTAGCCTTGCTAAGACGATGGAGAAGTGAACTGGATGTCTTGCCCAGCAGAAAGTGGATGGCCATTCAGTGAATTTTCTTGGTCCCCTCCCCTGTGCTCACTCCCACAtgactttgggttttgttttgtttcttaatatgAAACTTGAGCACCTCTATTATGGGCTTCACACTGAATCAGTAGTGGAGAGTGAAGTGGCCCAGACAGAGTGGGCTCCAGTTGGCAAACAGGCCAGCAGCAACACAGCATACTAGGAGAGGttacaggaggctgaggcaggcagaggaaGCCAAGCCTTGATCTTGAGGCCACTAAAGGTTTAGAGTCAGAAACCCAAGCATCTGTGACCCCCAGATCAAGGCCTGTGATGGTGGAGCCTGGTGTGGGAGCAGGAACAGAAGAGCTGCAGCTTCCTCGCAGGTGGCTGGTGGGCCTAGGCCCCTGGTGATGAGTGTGCAGCACCTAGCATCCCTGATGATCTCAACTGACTTCTGCACAGCCTCAAATTCGTATCCAGCATCGCCTTGCTGGTGAGTAACCATCCACTCCCACAGCTAGACCCAGACGCCATTCCTTAGTGTGGTCTCTGAGAGCTCATTCTCTGCACCTCCATGCACTTCCTGGTGTTTTCTTCCTTTACCCAGGCTATGTCTTCTGCCCATCCTGCCCTTTCTCTCTTGATCTCCTagcaaattcctcccctcagagcccTGCTTGAGCACTAACTCctcaccagaaacacacacacactcacacacacctgaGTTCTCTCttgttgggcaggtcttccctcctcagttacTCTAACATCTTGAACATGTCCCTGCATAATAGGATGTCCCTCCTTCCTGAGGGCCCTGGAGTCCCAGGCATATTTGAACAATCTCTGCCCAAGGCTAGACCCAAGTTCACACTCATCAAGTGTTTGTAGATCCACTGGGGACTCCCATAGTGATCTTCAGCCACAGGTCCCACCCAATGGTGACACCCTCCCCTCAGGACTCCAAAAAGCCTTTGTATCTTGGTCTAGAGGCTCAACCTCTCTGGGCTTGAATAATGGGCCCCCAGTCCTGAGTGGGTAGAGGGGAAGCGCAGCCTGAAACTGTACACCCTGGCAGAAAGCCCTCCCTCCTGAAGTCTAACCACGGCTCCATTTGACCCCAGGCCTGGAGGTGCAAAGCACGTGACGGAGGCCAACACCTGGAGGGCATCCAGATGTACCAGGCCACATCCACATCTCTGCAGGTGAAGTGAGCTGGCTCCTAGTGGAAGGTGGGTGAAGAGGAAAGTTGTCTGGACCCCTGTCATGTTCCAGGTGAAACATCTGCTCTGACATCACTGTCTGTGCTTCTTTGATGGGCTAGCCTTAGCTttcagagcctcagtttcttcatatgTAAGATGGGCTATTAGCTCTTAGCTGGTGGATGGCTGTGAGGGTAGAAGCCCCCAACACATTCTGGCATTCACTTAATCTCCTCCAGtgaaccacatgatttcctcagaAGTAGCTAAGTGAAAAAGGCCTCCAGCCTTGACCACTCAGGACTTGGGGATCAGTGTGCAGGACAGACAAAGGGATTTGGAACTACAGGTTAGGATGTGTGAACCAGGGCTGATTGGAATTCTGCCTTTTCAGTCACATCACTTTTCAGTCATGTGATCTTAGGAAAGTCACTGGCTTCTGCCCCTCAGTTCCCCTACTGTAAAAGGGAGAGAGCAATACCTTCAGAGATATCTAGTGCCTCCCACTCTGCCAGGCCTTTCTGAAGTCATAGTCATCTACAGCTGGTTCACCTCGAGCATCTTCCAGGGCACCCTGGAGGCACCTGGTCTAGAGGCCCAGGTCCCTGATGGCTCAGAGAAGGCTAAGGCTCAGAGGTGAGCAGACCCCACCCAGTAGATGGCAGAAGACCTGTGTCTCCCTCACGCCCCAGAGAAGTCAGGCCTCTATCTCTTCCCAGACCTCTTTCATGGTGGGCAGATTAGCGTTTATCAGTGTGCTGGCTGGGACctgctcccctcccatctgggATCTGGTTTTAGAGCTGAGACTCTGAGAGGAAACAGGGCTTTCCAACAAGTCCCTGAGGCTGGACCTCAGGCCCTGAGTTGTGGTATGGCCACCCTTAAAATCTCCCTTTGTCCCTACAGGTTCCTAAGCACCCAAGTGCGGTCAGATATACTCTCGTGAGGTATGGGACACGGCTGGGGAGCTGAGCACAGCTGTGACCTTTCACCTGCAGCACCAGGCCCAGGTACTGGACAATGAAGCACCTGTCTGGTCAACCCCCGTCCCTGCCCCCCTGCATCCAATATTTGTTCACTGGACAGCCAAGGTCTAAACATGCCCAAAATAGCATAccaggctggagtgatggcttggCAGCTAAgagctgctcttcagaggacccctGACTCCATCTGCAGCATCCATGTGGCATCTCACAGCTGTTTGTGACACCAGTCCCAGGGATACAAGGTCCTGAGGTCACTACAtgtatgtggtgtacagacatgcatgcaagcaacacacacatacacacacacacacacacacacacacacacacacacacacactatcatatTTATCCTCAGAAATCCCCATGGTTCTCCAGGGATCAGAAGGGGAGTAATGTGCacttttcacaatagccacatAAATAATTTAAGCAACTTTCACTGGGCTGTCAAACTGCCTGTTCCCTGTGGTGCCCAGGAAGACTGCATGATTGACCCCATCTTAAGGTGATAGAGCAAAGATACCATCCTAGAGCTGTATaactaaaagaaattttaaaatgaatacatgatacatacatatacacatacatacatacacacatgcatacatatatacatactacaaacacatacatacatacatacatacatacatacatacatacatactacaaacatacacatacatacatacatacatacatacatacatacatacaaacacatttaaaatcaCACTGGCCCACCATAGGAATATGTGGACAGGTGGTATTCAGGGAGTCTTCTCTGCATTGGGCTTCAGGGGAATGAAAGCTAGAAGTGTGTCTCAGGActagagcatttgcctagaattcatgaggccctgggttctatccccagcactttaaaaacaaaaccatgtgaCCTCAATGACAGTAGGCAGGGTGCTACTCAGAAAGCTCTGGAGACCGGCTGAGTTATGGACTGTCACTGGGGTGGTGTGAAGAGGGAGGGGTTCTCTATAGCCTGGCGTGGAAAGGCTTTCATGGCAGGGGGTTTGGTTTCACAGTATGCAGTATCCAAACTCccaattcctttttttaaaaacccttGAGGCATTTAAAGAAAACCTCTGTTGCTCACAGTGGGTCATTCTGGAGCACATGAACTCCCATTGTGGCCACCATAGCAATTTGTCTGCATAGCCACCCAAGCCTTCATCGGCCTGGTTACAAACATCACTCCTCAACCctccagtgtggtgatatattgtgtaccctaataaacttgcctgaggatcagaggacagagtcggccactagattagacacagaggccaggcggtggtggcacacacccttaatcctatcacttgggaggcagagagcctctggatctctgtgagttcaaggacacattgggaacagagccaggagtggtggcacatgcctttaatcccagtcagCAGGGAAGCAGACTCCAGATAAGACAGGGAAGATGGGCTTCCTGGAGCCAGAAAGGAACCCCCATGCTCATGTGCTAAGAGGTCAGGTTAGACAGAGGCACTGCCATGAAAAGACACTGGGTCTGGAAGAGCCCAGGACGACTTATATACTTATTTTCTGTAAACATCACATCATAACCCATTGGTGGCCTCATTTCTACCAGCTGTCTGGGGTCCTTATGAGTATCACCTGCCCCACAGGACCATCCTCCTGGGTATGTCACTCACTTCCAATCCAGAACTCTGCTAAGTCAGTAGAAGCTTGCCTGGAGGGGTAGCTTTTAGGGAGATCCAGCAAGAGAGATACACTCAAGTGCTCATTTATtaaacacctactgtgtgcatgCCTAGTCCCTGGTGGTTGGTACTGTTGTTGCCATCCTTAATCCCCTAGAGAGACTTGAAGTCACCAGGCAGGGTGAGTCTGGTGCAAACCAGGATGGGGATGGGCTCCTCGCTGTCATTCCCTGCAGGGAAGTCCTGAAGGGGAGACTGTCATTTGTGGGCTGTGGTGTGTCCCTCTGTGCTCTTGCTACCACGTTCCTGCTCTTTCTGGTGGCTGGGTGAGGAAATGTCCCACATCAGGGCTCTATTTGTCTCCTCTCCGATTCCATAGTGATCCCCATGAGACTTCAGTCTGGAGCTTCTCTTAGGGTGAGTTGGGCCCCTTGCTGCCAACGTGAGCCCAGCAGCGGGGGATCCGAGCAAGACCAGGCTGAAAGGGCTTGAGCCTCATGGGGCTGTCCTCACCAGCCAGCTCTTCTGCCTACTACAGGGTCCCCACTTCCGAGCTGACCACAATTCATAAAAATCTCACTCTTTCTCTGGCCTTTGCTGAGGGCTTCCTCATGACCAGCAAGTGTGTGAGGGCCAACAAGTGGGCAGCCAGCAGGTGGCTTATAAGCTCTGGGGCTAGGAAAGCATGGGAGGCCTTTTGGGGTCTCCTCCCACTGTTTACTTGCTGATGGCTTCCTTGCCTTGGTGGGGGGCAAATTCCAGAGAAGAAAGACCCAGATGGTACAAGTGACAGAGACCTTTCCCCTGACTcctgtttgaatgagaatgccaaACATAGTCATGGGATCAAGGTAAGCTGTGCTCAGAGCTGACCTCACTGGTGACCTCCATCTTCCTCCAGGTGGCCTGTGTGGCTGTCACAGCTACCATGCATCTTCTCTTTCTGGTTGCCTTCTCCTGGATGCTAATGGAGGGACTACTGCTATGGAGCAAGGTGGTAGCTGTGAGTCTGTGC
This genomic interval carries:
- the LOC131907671 gene encoding translocon-associated protein subunit delta-like — protein: MERGLLTAEGKTIKSKQEGASSSAQHVQGGLLSFPFRRKEAIAAMASFGAVAPLLLSGLSCCSETVFIVEISLTCKNRVQNMALYADVSGKQFPVTRGQDVGQYQVSWSLEHKSARASTYEVRFFNEESYSLLRKAQRSNEDVSIILPLFTVSVDHRGTWKGRWVSTEVLAAVIGIVIYYLAFSAKSHIQA